The Malus sylvestris chromosome 14, drMalSylv7.2, whole genome shotgun sequence genome segment TTTGCAAGTTAAAACGCACAGCTCCATCCTCACGTTGCCTAGTCAGCATCTCATCCAAACCCCACTTCATGATCACCACCGGCAGACCAAGGCGATGATAGTCCTCCTCCGACCCTGTCATCTTCGACAATATCTTCAAGCGAATCATTTTACTTTCCTTCAATCCCAATTCAAACGGCTCCACAGAGCTTATCGCGACGAAATAACCTTTGTACGAAATCGAGCCCTTTACGTGGTTGAAACGAACCCATGTGACAAGATTAGGGTTCTCTACCGTAAGGGACATTTCCCAATTAGCCCCTAGGGTTGTGCTGGAGGTGTTAAATTTGGACATGAAGAGGGAATTGAGTTGGACATTTGGGGGTTGTGGAGCTAG includes the following:
- the LOC126600424 gene encoding uncharacterized protein LOC126600424; this translates as MSLTVENPNLVTWVRFNHVKGSISYKGYFVAISSVEPFELGLKESKMIRLKILSKMTGSEEDYHRLGLPVVIMKWGLDEMLTRQREDGAVRFNLQMFVWATYKTGWWGEQHVVMSPQCLDMKVELSPRNGFGSWISGGPMRCSVPVLIS